Proteins encoded in a region of the Teredinibacter purpureus genome:
- a CDS encoding DUF2802 domain-containing protein yields MEMNSFKLAQWFGALSDDLLVGFMGVVALCFVAIVVFSLLNRRRLLALRQQVDRLEKQGALINAGSRGLGQHIIALEKKLNTLQLEQEDIRHNDSEFSYSQAQKLVEQGIDVQTISANSGLSPSEIDLMKMLHAQSQLHDHVA; encoded by the coding sequence ATGGAGATGAATTCATTTAAATTAGCGCAATGGTTTGGCGCGCTAAGTGATGATCTACTCGTTGGCTTTATGGGTGTAGTTGCGTTGTGTTTTGTGGCTATCGTTGTATTTTCACTGTTAAACCGTCGTAGGCTACTAGCGCTTAGGCAACAAGTGGATAGGTTAGAAAAACAGGGTGCGCTAATAAACGCGGGTTCGCGCGGGCTTGGGCAGCACATTATTGCATTAGAAAAAAAACTGAATACTTTGCAACTAGAGCAAGAGGATATTCGGCATAACGATAGCGAATTTTCATACTCTCAGGCGCAAAAATTGGTGGAACAAGGTATCGATGTACAAACGATATCCGCTAATAGTGGGTTGTCGCCATCAGAAATTGATTTAATGAAAATGCTACACGCGCAATCACAATTACACGATCATGTGGCGTAA
- a CDS encoding chemotaxis protein CheW, with protein sequence MSANSSINKSSEDPVLQWVTFKLAGETYGVNVMQVQEVLRYTEIAAVPGAPSYVIGIINLRGNVVTVIDTRERFALPPGELNDNTRIVIIEADAHVVGILVDSVAEVVYLRQSEIETAPNVGNEESAKFIQGVCHKNDELLILIELDKLLTDDEWAEIDAV encoded by the coding sequence ATGTCAGCTAATTCCAGCATCAATAAATCCAGTGAAGATCCGGTCTTACAATGGGTAACGTTTAAGTTGGCCGGTGAAACCTATGGTGTGAATGTGATGCAGGTACAAGAGGTCTTGCGTTACACCGAAATAGCGGCGGTGCCAGGCGCACCTTCTTATGTTATCGGTATTATCAATTTGCGCGGTAATGTTGTAACCGTTATTGATACGCGAGAACGCTTTGCCCTGCCTCCTGGCGAGCTTAACGATAACACTCGAATCGTCATTATCGAGGCAGATGCTCATGTAGTGGGCATTTTGGTGGATAGTGTTGCTGAGGTGGTGTATTTACGCCAGTCCGAAATAGAAACGGCCCCCAATGTAGGTAATGAAGAAAGCGCTAAATTTATTCAGGGTGTTTGTCATAAAAATGATGAACTACTCATCTTAATTGAACTGGATAAATTATTAACCGACGATGAGTGGGCTGAAATAGATGCGGTGTAA
- a CDS encoding chemotaxis protein CheW, whose amino-acid sequence MNNRHTEESLLDYFNELLSEKVESARPATAEAEKPEQVTSPCTLTTDKATVTAVSQTSQNTAPPLAASRASTSQRIAISPKPSPAVLPVTPRVERVRERAKAVTQVQVSPKKESVREVDGQHLAELEALKRQQLQALLAKQIPDIHVEQQVDLPIVDSPAAPLKESEPVEIAVECEEALSDDEKAEISLRKSLGMQSVSEVVSFSQEDLYAQSINSVLEWADNGRPQWAQNRFDVLLFDVAGLTLAVPLIALGQIQPIAEELTPIFGQSDWFMGLLTTPHGQIRTVNTALFVMPEKYSDCFLSSAKYVVSIDGLPWGLAVDSVNQPISLDPDEVKWRAHRSGRPWLAGTVKSAMCALIDIPQMGAMLQASENK is encoded by the coding sequence ATGAATAACCGGCACACTGAAGAATCTCTGTTAGATTATTTTAATGAGCTGTTAAGCGAAAAGGTAGAAAGCGCTCGCCCGGCAACTGCTGAGGCGGAAAAACCTGAACAGGTAACGTCGCCTTGTACGCTTACAACTGACAAGGCAACTGTTACGGCAGTGTCGCAAACCTCGCAGAATACCGCACCTCCTCTTGCAGCATCGCGTGCATCAACGTCACAGCGCATCGCCATTTCGCCCAAACCAAGCCCCGCTGTCTTACCGGTTACTCCTAGAGTTGAGCGGGTGCGTGAGCGCGCGAAGGCGGTAACGCAAGTGCAGGTAAGCCCCAAGAAAGAGAGTGTGCGAGAGGTCGATGGGCAGCACCTTGCCGAGTTGGAGGCACTTAAGCGACAACAGTTACAGGCGTTACTCGCTAAACAAATACCCGATATTCATGTTGAGCAGCAGGTTGATTTACCGATTGTCGATAGCCCTGCAGCACCGTTAAAAGAAAGCGAGCCCGTAGAAATAGCGGTGGAGTGCGAAGAAGCGCTATCCGACGATGAAAAAGCCGAGATCTCGTTACGCAAATCGCTCGGTATGCAGAGCGTTTCGGAAGTGGTTTCGTTTTCGCAAGAAGACCTTTACGCACAGAGCATCAATTCTGTTCTTGAGTGGGCCGATAATGGGCGTCCGCAATGGGCTCAGAATCGTTTTGATGTGCTGTTATTCGATGTTGCTGGCCTTACGTTGGCGGTTCCGCTTATTGCCCTAGGCCAAATTCAGCCTATCGCCGAGGAATTAACGCCAATTTTCGGACAGTCCGATTGGTTTATGGGGCTCTTGACCACGCCGCATGGGCAAATTCGCACGGTTAATACGGCATTATTTGTAATGCCCGAAAAATACTCCGATTGTTTTTTGTCGTCGGCTAAATATGTTGTTTCTATTGATGGCTTACCGTGGGGCTTGGCGGTTGATTCGGTTAACCAGCCCATATCACTTGACCCTGATGAGGTTAAATGGCGTGCGCATCGTTCTGGTCGTCCTTGGCTCGCGGGTACCGTTAAGTCTGCCATGTGTGCACTTATCGATATTCCTCAAATGGGCGCAATGTTGCAGGCCTCGGAAAATAAATAA
- a CDS encoding ParA family protein translates to MQVWTIANQKGGVGKTTTTVALGGLASEASKRVLLIDLDPHGSLTSYFRQNPDTLTESVFTLFENRHKITHNLVEKMVVSTPFAGLHLLPASTLLATLERQAIGDGMGLVMAKTLSAVASDFDQAIIDCPPQLGVLMVNAIAACHHLIIPVQTEFLAIKGLERILHTLKMMSRSRKQELPFTIVPTMYDRRTQACVTSLRTIRNSFGEPVWKGKIPIDTRFRDASKAGVPPHLFDDSTRGIEGYRSLYQFLNTEEGDYAQGRDVGVPTDTARVKTTRVSPSDNARGSLR, encoded by the coding sequence GTGCAAGTTTGGACAATCGCAAATCAAAAGGGTGGCGTGGGGAAAACCACCACCACGGTAGCGCTCGGCGGCTTAGCTTCTGAGGCGAGCAAGCGTGTGCTGCTTATTGATTTGGACCCGCATGGTTCGTTGACCAGTTATTTTAGACAAAACCCCGATACCCTAACTGAATCAGTTTTTACGCTTTTCGAAAATCGACATAAAATTACGCATAATCTTGTTGAAAAAATGGTGGTGTCTACACCGTTTGCCGGGTTACACCTATTGCCGGCTTCAACCCTATTGGCGACACTCGAACGTCAAGCGATTGGCGATGGAATGGGGTTGGTAATGGCTAAAACACTGTCTGCGGTGGCTAGTGATTTTGACCAAGCGATTATCGATTGCCCGCCGCAATTAGGGGTGTTGATGGTGAACGCGATAGCGGCGTGCCATCATTTAATTATCCCTGTACAAACGGAATTTTTGGCCATAAAAGGCCTAGAGCGTATCTTGCATACACTCAAAATGATGAGCCGCTCACGTAAGCAAGAGTTACCTTTTACAATCGTACCCACCATGTACGATAGGCGAACACAGGCATGCGTGACCAGCTTAAGGACGATACGTAATAGTTTTGGTGAGCCGGTATGGAAAGGAAAAATTCCCATTGATACACGGTTTCGTGATGCGAGTAAGGCGGGTGTACCACCCCATTTATTCGACGATAGTACGCGGGGTATAGAGGGCTACCGGTCGTTGTATCAATTCTTAAATACAGAAGAAGGAGATTATGCGCAAGGTAGAGACGTTGGTGTGCCAACTGATACAGCGCGCGTAAAAACAACACGCGTTTCACCGAGCGATAATGCGCGGGGAAGCCTTCGATGA
- a CDS encoding flagellar motor protein MotB: MRRRSTIATKTNHERWLVSYSDFITLLFAFFVVMYSVSHVSESKYKVLSETLQSAFSQPVQSLAAAPVEIVENGDSLAALSSLEKSLSALLEGAIAKGSVSVWGNEDWVEIEVSSALLFNSGDAAPSQEARQIFADVAEVLSPFANAVAVSGHTDDIPIRNTRFDSNWELSSARAVAVVNLLAVEGVDPTRLSAIGYGEYQPIGDNATPEGRNQNRRVVLRVARSKAQAPREGADTIMSNAGERVSNTQDILPSPELVNALEGNPESDIAPNDIQQEDLPINTVEPIQLPSGGLLFTSDAKGRGEAR, encoded by the coding sequence ATGAGACGTAGAAGCACAATAGCGACTAAAACGAATCACGAACGTTGGTTAGTATCCTATTCCGATTTTATTACGTTGTTGTTTGCCTTTTTTGTGGTGATGTATTCCGTCTCACATGTGAGCGAAAGTAAATACAAAGTGTTATCCGAAACGCTGCAATCGGCGTTTTCACAGCCGGTTCAATCCCTTGCCGCAGCGCCGGTAGAAATCGTTGAGAACGGCGATTCCTTGGCTGCACTGTCATCACTCGAAAAAAGTCTATCGGCCTTATTAGAAGGGGCTATCGCTAAAGGTTCCGTGAGTGTATGGGGTAACGAAGACTGGGTAGAAATTGAAGTGAGTAGTGCCTTGCTGTTTAATTCTGGCGATGCTGCGCCAAGCCAAGAGGCTCGACAAATATTTGCCGATGTTGCCGAAGTGTTGTCGCCCTTTGCCAACGCTGTTGCGGTATCGGGGCATACCGATGACATTCCTATACGCAATACTCGATTCGACAGTAACTGGGAACTGTCGTCTGCACGCGCGGTAGCGGTAGTCAATTTATTGGCAGTTGAAGGTGTCGACCCTACTCGTTTATCGGCAATCGGTTATGGGGAGTATCAACCTATTGGCGATAATGCTACACCCGAGGGGCGCAACCAAAATCGACGTGTTGTATTACGCGTGGCACGCAGTAAGGCGCAAGCGCCGAGAGAAGGTGCCGATACCATTATGTCGAATGCTGGTGAGCGAGTCAGCAATACACAGGATATCCTGCCGTCGCCAGAACTTGTGAACGCGCTAGAAGGCAATCCCGAGAGTGATATAGCGCCTAATGACATCCAGCAAGAGGATTTACCCATCAATACGGTAGAGCCTATTCAGCTGCCCAGTGGTGGCCTGTTATTTACGAGTGACGCAAAAGGCAGAGGCGAGGCACGTTAA